One window of Penaeus chinensis breed Huanghai No. 1 chromosome 3, ASM1920278v2, whole genome shotgun sequence genomic DNA carries:
- the LOC125041629 gene encoding uncharacterized protein DDB_G0271670-like — protein sequence SSSSSSSSSSSSSSSSSSSSSSSSSSSSSSSSSSSSSSSSSSSFSSSSSSSSSSSSSSSSSSSSSSSSSSSSSSSSSSSSSSSSSSSSSSSSSSSSSSSSSSSSSSSSSSSSSSSSSSSSSSSSSSSSSSSSSSSSSSSSSSSSSSSSSSSSSSSSSSSSSSSSSSSSSSSSSSSSSSSSSSSSSSSSSSSSSSSSSSSSSSSSSSSSSSSSSSSSSSSS from the coding sequence tcctcctcctcctcttcctcctcttcctcttcctcttcctcttcctcttcctcctcctcctcttcctcttcctcctcctcctcctcctcctcttcctcttcctcttcctcttcctcttcctcctcctccttctcctcttcctcttcctcttcctcttcctcttcctcctcctcctcctcttcctcttcctcttcctcttcctcctcctcctcttcctcttcctcttcctcctcctcttcctcctcctcttcctcttcctcttcctcctcctcctcttcctcctcctcctcctcttcctcttcctcctcctcctcctcctcctcctcctcctcctcttcctcctcctcctcctcctcctcctcctcctcttcctcctcctcctcctcttcctcttcctcctcctcctcctcttcctcttcctcctcctcctcctcttcctcctcctcctcctcctcctcttcctcctcctcctcctcttcctcttcctcttcctcctcctcttcctcttcctcttcctcctcctcttcctcttcctcctcctcctcttcctcctcttcctcttcctcctcctcctcttcctcttcctcttcctcctcctcctcctcctcttcctcctcttcctcctcctcctcctcctcctcctcctcctcttcctcctcc